A genomic stretch from Vibrio neptunius includes:
- a CDS encoding carotenoid oxygenase family protein, producing the protein MNGYYGKTYFLKGLAGVTLVSGELFASPEVNHSLFPESIMRADFKASSGNLNLLYGQLPDDIMGHVFFAEGIPLEQDHLSPSGRGALTRLDFSSGQVSFMRKMIDTPSAIMQQHIRYWPDRFKLLGGMAYYSPSMGFVNYCNTAPNYLGDNRFALSYEGGVPYEFDAMTLDLITPIGHYHEWRSSLPPWMDALTPDKWLFPQVRTTGHPYFDLESDECFTINYGGNISNTGTKNGFIRLLKWDKKSTLQGWEIIGRDGRPAFIAATAHSLGVTRHHILIFETAAQVEPLRMIGIRSVYAQQHRTPVWVIRKKDLVSNRDIVIADYIELNFDTSDVMCNYDDNENEITLYGQYLGAMDKSEPQYSRDRLLFGGRVRDSLAGYPAAPVDVGGLVRARIQVQSDSVREITGDFRLIRDDQLFWDMNDPAYRGHFQFPEQFDHIYWAAVGYRKDHVVERVSNAYAQYPNRLFTNDSLPQEDQPSALVHMDCQQMAVTDAYQFPTDCVMRTPQFMSRPGSHAQDDGYLFTAVVRKEPTNTMGNGKEIWIFDAKNLTQGPLAILGHPQLNFATTNHALWVPDIGPRPLDGYKANVGDFFRSRVSQHRRAVRDVIEQQILPRFG; encoded by the coding sequence ATCAATGGATACTATGGAAAGACGTACTTTTTAAAGGGTTTAGCAGGAGTCACTCTTGTATCAGGAGAGCTATTTGCTTCACCAGAGGTAAACCATTCACTCTTCCCAGAATCGATAATGCGAGCTGATTTCAAGGCGTCTTCGGGCAATCTCAACCTGCTCTACGGCCAGTTGCCCGATGACATTATGGGCCATGTGTTCTTTGCAGAGGGCATTCCACTTGAACAAGATCATCTTAGCCCGAGTGGTCGTGGTGCGCTGACCCGCTTGGACTTTTCCTCAGGCCAAGTCTCATTTATGCGCAAAATGATCGATACCCCTTCAGCTATCATGCAACAGCATATTCGCTACTGGCCTGATAGATTTAAGTTACTTGGTGGTATGGCGTATTACAGCCCTTCTATGGGGTTTGTTAATTATTGTAATACGGCACCCAATTATCTCGGTGATAACCGTTTTGCATTAAGTTACGAGGGCGGCGTTCCTTATGAGTTTGATGCGATGACATTAGATCTTATTACACCCATAGGTCATTACCATGAATGGCGAAGCAGTTTGCCACCATGGATGGACGCCCTGACCCCAGACAAATGGCTTTTTCCTCAGGTACGTACCACTGGCCATCCATACTTTGATCTCGAATCCGATGAGTGTTTTACCATTAACTATGGCGGCAATATTTCAAATACTGGGACTAAGAACGGGTTCATCCGACTTCTGAAGTGGGATAAGAAAAGCACTCTTCAGGGGTGGGAGATCATTGGACGAGACGGGCGGCCTGCGTTTATCGCTGCGACAGCACATTCACTTGGTGTCACTCGCCATCACATCCTAATCTTTGAAACAGCAGCACAAGTAGAACCGTTGCGAATGATTGGTATTCGTTCTGTCTACGCTCAACAACACCGAACACCAGTGTGGGTGATCCGCAAGAAAGACCTAGTTTCAAATCGTGACATTGTTATAGCAGATTACATTGAGCTGAACTTCGATACCTCGGATGTGATGTGTAATTACGATGATAATGAAAACGAAATTACACTGTATGGTCAGTACCTTGGAGCAATGGATAAATCTGAGCCGCAATATAGCAGAGATAGATTGCTTTTTGGAGGAAGAGTCCGTGATTCGCTCGCAGGTTATCCTGCCGCACCAGTGGATGTCGGTGGTCTAGTCAGAGCTCGAATTCAGGTACAATCCGATTCAGTGCGAGAAATTACGGGAGATTTCCGCTTAATACGAGATGACCAGCTTTTCTGGGATATGAATGACCCTGCCTATCGAGGGCATTTCCAATTTCCAGAGCAATTTGACCATATTTACTGGGCGGCTGTGGGTTACCGCAAAGACCATGTTGTTGAGCGTGTTTCTAACGCGTATGCGCAATACCCTAACCGCCTATTTACCAATGACTCTCTGCCTCAGGAAGACCAACCTTCCGCACTCGTCCATATGGATTGCCAACAGATGGCAGTCACGGATGCCTATCAGTTTCCAACTGACTGTGTAATGCGCACTCCTCAGTTTATGTCTAGACCCGGTAGTCACGCTCAAGATGATGGCTACCTCTTTACCGCAGTCGTTCGTAAGGAACCAACCAACACAATGGGTAATGGTAAAGAAATCTGGATTTTTGATGCGAAAAACCTCACTCAAGGTCCTCTGGCGATTTTAGGTCATCCGCAACTCAATTTTGCAACAACCAATCATGCGCTTTGGGTTCCAGATATAGGCCCAAGACCTCTGGATGGATACAAAGCTAACGTTGGCGACTTCTTCCGCAGTCGAGTTTCTCAGCATAGGCGTGCCGTTCGAGACGTTATCGAACAACAAATATTGCCACGATTTGGCTGA
- the alr gene encoding alanine racemase, translating into MVFRTTLISMAVASVLSPAISIAAPLALPDVPPAINQVQQSNAWLEISLGQLKQNMTQFRSNLSRETKLCVVMKADAYGNGIRGLMPTMLEFNVPCIAIASNAEARTVRDSGFEGQLIRVRSADIEEIKQAMDLDVEELIGSIEQVKQIKALNADKTVKVHLALNDGGMSRNGIDMNTAKGKQEALAIANDQGVDIVGIMTHFPNYDADEVRRKLANFNQSSAWLIENANLKRDDVLLHVSNSYTALNVPEAQLDMVRPGGVLYGDLPTNPEYPSIVSFKTRVASLHKVPANSTVGYDSSYVTKRDSVLANLPVGYSDGYPRKMGNRAHVIVNGQRAPVVGKTSMNTTMIDVTDIKGVLTGQEVTLFGHQSNANITVAEMETHAELIFPELYTVWGATNPRLYIP; encoded by the coding sequence ATGGTTTTTCGCACAACACTGATTTCAATGGCCGTCGCATCAGTATTAAGTCCAGCGATTTCCATCGCTGCTCCTTTAGCACTGCCTGATGTGCCGCCAGCAATCAATCAAGTGCAGCAATCAAACGCTTGGCTGGAAATAAGTTTGGGCCAGTTAAAACAAAATATGACGCAGTTCCGTTCAAACCTCAGTCGCGAAACCAAGCTGTGTGTCGTAATGAAGGCGGATGCTTACGGGAATGGTATACGCGGTTTAATGCCGACGATGCTTGAGTTCAATGTGCCTTGTATTGCCATCGCGAGCAACGCTGAAGCGAGGACGGTTCGTGATAGTGGTTTTGAAGGCCAGTTGATTCGTGTTCGTTCAGCAGATATTGAAGAAATAAAGCAAGCAATGGATCTTGATGTTGAAGAATTGATCGGAAGCATAGAACAAGTTAAGCAGATCAAAGCGTTAAATGCAGACAAAACGGTCAAAGTTCATTTAGCCCTGAACGATGGAGGCATGTCTCGAAACGGGATTGACATGAACACCGCAAAGGGCAAGCAAGAGGCATTGGCTATTGCGAATGACCAAGGTGTCGATATTGTCGGGATCATGACGCATTTTCCAAACTATGATGCTGATGAGGTTAGAAGGAAACTCGCGAACTTCAACCAAAGCTCTGCGTGGTTAATTGAAAATGCCAACTTAAAAAGAGACGATGTTCTGCTTCATGTGTCCAACTCTTACACAGCGTTGAACGTGCCTGAGGCACAGCTAGATATGGTCAGGCCCGGCGGCGTTTTGTATGGCGATCTTCCGACCAATCCCGAATATCCTTCAATCGTGAGTTTTAAGACTCGTGTAGCTTCCTTACACAAGGTGCCGGCAAACTCTACCGTAGGCTACGACAGCAGTTACGTCACAAAACGTGACAGTGTATTGGCCAATCTACCGGTTGGATACTCAGATGGTTACCCCAGAAAAATGGGGAATAGAGCGCATGTCATCGTCAATGGGCAACGTGCTCCAGTGGTTGGAAAAACATCCATGAACACCACTATGATTGATGTGACTGATATCAAAGGCGTACTTACCGGACAAGAGGTCACACTGTTTGGTCATCAATCTAATGCGAACATAACGGTAGCGGAAATGGAGACACATGCTGAGTTGATTTTCCCAGAACTCTACACCGTTTGGGGCGCAACCAATCCAAGACTTTATATACCTTAG